A single window of Drosophila suzukii chromosome 3, CBGP_Dsuzu_IsoJpt1.0, whole genome shotgun sequence DNA harbors:
- the LOC108018818 gene encoding uncharacterized protein: MYGQGLRFLLAQLVLVVLLAHVMSRLHKRNGYHYRPQQPPPIHQGGYFEPHHPAVEPPEPEKPQHSPKSYYIPSGGGGGSSSSSKGSGGYSIGSGLRSIAQGSADQAHSAVSNQHAAAKQAAFIAQNTLAQAASQAAATAQAALVGKQVVLQELEQQAAEAQKSLSRELEQLKAAKISSRLAQQTAQAAHHHISVLTAAVNNAKSVADQAEQTSTEVNNQLASQSQMVGQSKNRLEQVEEQLHQARVDYAATKESALKAANSAAAAQVNASKAAQHATIGLHESTNPSAHGHDGQELGGEEESYDEHLDPSGGGGVGHTAVGEELGEHVHTPY; encoded by the exons ATGTACGGCCAAGGATTACGTTTTCTTCTCGCTCAACTCGTTTTGG TCGTCCTTTTGGCCCATGTGATGAGTCGCCTTCATAAGAGGAATGGCTACCACTACAGGCCGCAGCAGCCGCCTCCAATCCACCAGGGTGGCTACTTCGAGCCCCATCACCCGGCAGTGGAGCCCCCTGAGCCGGAGAAGCCACAACATAGTCCCAAGAGCTACTACATTCCATCGGGAGGAGGTGGCGGAAGCTCGTCTTCGAGCAAAGGATCTGGTGGCTACAGCATCGGCAGTGGCCTGCGTTCCATTGCCCAGGGATCGGCGGATCAGGCCCACAGTGCGGTGTCCAACCAGCATGCGGCTGCCAAGCAGGCGGCTTTCATAGCCCAGAATACCCTGGCTCAAGCTGCTTCCCAGGCGGCGGCCACGGCTCAAGCGGCTCTGGTGGGCAAGCAAGTGGTTCTCCAGGAGTTGGAGCAGCAGGCAGCCGAAGCACAGAAATCCCTCTCCCGAGAACTGGAGCAACTGAAGGCAGCCAAGATCTCCTCCAGACTGGCCCAGCAAACGGCCCAGGCGGCCCATCATCACATATCTGTGCTCACGGCTGCCGTAAATAATGCTAAATCTGTGGCCGACCAGGCGGAGCAGACCTCTACGGAGGTAAACAACCAACTCGCCTCGCAATCCCAGATGGTGGGTCAGTCCAAGAACCGGTTGGAACAAGTGGAGGAGCAATTGCATCAGGCGCGAGTGGACTACGCGGCCACCAAGGAGTCCGCCTTGAAGGCTGCCAATTCAGCGGCTGCTGCCCAGGTAAATGCCTCCAAGGCGGCCCAGCATGCCACGATTGGATTGCATGAGAGCACCAATCCCTCGGCCCATGGACACGATGGTCAGGAGCTGGGCGGAGAGGAGGAGTCCTACGACGAGCACCTGGATCCCAGTGGAGGAGGCGGAGTGGGCCACACGGCCGTGGGGGAAGAGCTAGGCGAACATGTCCACACTCCCTATTAA